One region of Solanum pennellii chromosome 6, SPENNV200 genomic DNA includes:
- the LOC107023270 gene encoding magnesium/proton exchanger, with translation MTSLGNYTTDSTNGHSNILRHEKCDAYLLFHLETALGEGFRTFLYFLGLAYCFIGLSAITARFFRSMESVVKHSRTVETIDPLTNTKTVKNEKVWNYTIADITLLAFGTSFPQISLATIDAIRNIGKLYAGGLGPGTLVGSAAFDLFPIHAVCVVVPKAGELKKISDIGVWLVELFWSFWAYIWLYIILEVWTPNVVTLWESILTVLQFGLLLIHAYAQDKRWPYLSLPLERAERPEEWVPAEVVKYRPLDKVHEPHTEVSQVGEEENTGIVDIFSIHSGEGTGHFYQNLAGEDVTESSTPNNCNIIPEESDILSIWKHQFVDALMLESTESRKLNNIYLRVARIFWQLLLLPWKLLFAFVPPYQIAHGWIAFICSLIFISGIAYVVTKITDLISCVTGINPYVIAFTALASGTSWPDLVASKIAAERQLTADSAIANITCSNSVNIYIGIGVPWLIDTLYNYIAYNEPLRIENAEGLSFSLLVFFSTSVACIGVLVFRRLTIGAELGGPRVWAWVTCIFFMLLWLIFVVLSSLRVSGII, from the exons atGACCTCGCTTGGAAACTATACCACTGACAGCACCAATGGACATTCAAATATCCTTAGACATGAAAAATGTGATGCTTATTTACTTTTTCATCTAGAAACTGCTCTTGGTGAAGGCTTTCGAactttcttgtattttttggGTCTTGCCTATTGCTTTATTGGATTGTCAGCTATAACTGCTCGGTTTTTCCGGTCCATGGAGAGTGTTGTCAAGCATAGTCGGACTGTAGAGACGATAGATCCTCTCACAAACACAAAAACTGTCAAAAATGAAAAGGTGTGGAATTACACAATTGCAGACATCACTCTACTGGCATTTGGGACTAGCTTTCCACAGATCTCGCTAGCTACAATTGATGCAATACGAAATATTGGAAAATTATATGCTGGAG GTTTAGGTCCGGGAACACTCGTTGGATCTGCTGCTTTCGATCTATTTCCAATACATGCTGTTTGCGTGGTGGTTCCTAAAGCTGGAGAATTGAAGAAGATATCAGATATTGGAGTCTGGCTTGTTGAGCTCTTTTGGTCCTTTTGGGCCTACATCTGGCTGTATATAATTTTAGAG GTGTGGACTCCAAATGTTGTAACTTTGTGGGAGTCTATCTTAACAGTGTTGCAATTTGGGCTATTGCTGATACATGCCTATGCACAGGACAAACGTTGGCCCTATTTGTCCCTTCCTTT AGAAAGAGCTGAGAGGCCAGAGGAGTGGGTGCCTGCTGAGGTTGTTAAATACAGGCCTCTTGACAAGGTTCATGAGCCACACACGGAAGTATCTCAAGTTGGTGAAGAAGAAAATACCGGAATTGTTGATATATTCTCCATTCATTCAGGAGAGGGGACAG GTCATTTTTATCAAAACTTAGCAGGAGAAGATGTCACTGAATCGTCCACGCCGAATAATTGCAATATCATTCCTGAAGAATCTGATATCCTCTCAATTTGGAAGCATCAATTTGTGGATGCTCTCATG TTGGAGAGTACAGAATCCAgaaaattgaataatatataCCTACGTGTTGCAAGAATTTTCTGGCAGTTGCTTCTTCTACCGTGGAAGCTTCTTTTTGCGTTTGTGCCACCGTATCAGATTGCCCATGGGTGGATTGCTTTCATATGTTCTTTGATATTCATCAGTGGAATAGCTTATGTAGTGACAAAAATCACAGATTTGATAAGCTGTGTTACAG GAATAAATCCTTACGTCATTGCATTCACAGCTTTGGCAAGTGGAACCTCATGGCCTGATCTCGTGGCCAGCAAAATTGCTGCAGAACGACAACTTACAGCTGACTCTGCCATTGCTAACATTACCTGCAG CAATTCGGTGAACATCTATATAGGCATTGGCGTACCATGGCTAATCGATACATTGTACAACTACATTGCATACAACGAGCCATTGCGAATAGAAAATGCAGAAGGACTAAGTTTCTCTCTGCTTGTTTTCTTCTCAACTTCTGTAGCCTGCATCGGTGTTTTGGTGTTTAGACGACTCACTATCGGTGCTGAGCTTGGTGGGCCAAGAGTTTGGGCATGGGTGACTTGCATATTCTTCATGTTGTTATGGCTTATATTTGTTGTGCTATCTTCTCTCAGAGTTTCTGGTATTATATAA
- the LOC107023563 gene encoding aspartic proteinase Asp1-like, whose translation MRGKWEVVRIWVLYLLLLSEFFQGCFSAFNLPRPPWKKQSNFGSSVVFPLVGNVYPKGYYQVTLNVGQPPKPYFLDIDTGSDLTWLQCDAPCVKCIPAPHSPYKPNKNVVKHKDPICASLHSPANHPRHSPDDQCDYEVEYADHCSSLGVLVRDAFPVKFTNGSSIAPPLVFGCGYDQEVPAFEHAPYTDGILGLGNGKSSIVSQLSSLGFIRNVVGHCLSGQGGGFLFLGDDVVPSSGIVWSPIVHESSEKHYSLGPADLLFGGQATGMKGLPIILDSGSTFTYFNSEAYKTLLSSIKKNIDAKQLTDAVNDKSLPVCWKGSKPFKSVKDATRYFKPLTLSFTKAKNIQLQLTPEAYLIHTNKGNVCLGILNGSEVGLGIVNIIGDICMLDKMVIYDNEKQQIGWVPANCDKLPSLS comes from the exons ATGAGAGGAAAATGGGAAGTAGTACGAATTTGGGTGTTGTATTTACTGCTTCTATCTGAGTTTTTTCAGGGATGTTTTTCTGCTTTTAACCTGCCTCGTCCACCATGGAAGAAACAGTCAAATTTTGGTTCCTCTGTTGTTTTTCCACTTGTTGGGAATGTGTATCCAAAAGG GTATTATCAGGTGACACTCAATGTAGGCCAACCCCCCAAACCTTACTTTCTTGACATAGACACAGGGAGTGATCTCACTTGGCTCCAATGTGACGCACCTTGTGTCAAATGTATTCCA GCACCTCACAGTCCGTACAAACCGAATAAAAATGTTGTCAAGCATAAGGATCCCATTTGTGCATCCCTTCACTCACCTGCAAACCATCCCCGTCACAGTCCTGACGATCAATGTGACTATGAGGTTGAGTATGCGGATCATTGTTCATCCTTGGGAGTGCTGGTCAGAGACGCATTTCCAGTAAAATTCACCAATGGTAGCTCCATTGCTCCTCCTCTGGTGTTCGG TTGTGGGTATGATCAAGAAGTCCCAGCCTTTGAGCATGCACCTTATACGGATGGAATTCTTGGCCTAGGAAATGGAAAATCAAGCATAGTATCACAGTTGAGTAGCTTGGGTTTTATCCGGAATGTAGTAGGTCACTGTTTAAGCGGGCAAGGTGGAGGTTTTCTTTTCCTTGGAGATGATGTTGTCCCGTCTTCTGGGATTGTTTGGTCACCTATCGTCCATGAATCTTCAGA GAAACATTATTCTTTGGGACCGGCAGATCTCCTTTTTGGTGGGCAGGCAACTGGGATGAAGGGTCTACCGATAATTTTAGACAGTGGAAGTACCTTTACCTACTTCAATTCCGAAGCTTACAAAACTCTGTTGTCTTCG ATTAAGAAAAACATTGATGCAAAGCAGCTGACTGATGCAGTCAACGACAAAAGTTTGCCCGTCTGCTGGAAAGGCTCCAAACCTTTCAAATCCGTTAAAGATGCTACGAGGTACTTCAAGCCATTGACACTTAGTTTCACAAAAGCTAAGAATATTCAGCTTCAACTGACACCGGAAGCTTATCTTATTCATACT AATAAGGGCAATGTATGCTTAGGGATACTGAACGGTTCGGAGGTTGGATTAGGAATTGTTAATATTATCGGAG ATATTTGTATGTTAGACAAAATGGTGATTTACGACAACGAAAAACAGCAGATTGGATGGGTTCCAGCAAACTGCGACAAGCTTCCATCGTTGTCCTG A
- the LOC107021006 gene encoding uncharacterized protein LOC107021006 encodes MSPKTLDSRHAIESCTYHLHSWKPFQFPTPNSKTLDLDSPKTYSPSTHGGLHTKRQCRADRTTSIPIEALDMSKLSLFEEDKPISVHKRENLRLIAGKRRRRGSRSVSGRSSDRSGTRRRCCSVGASAAYGTCSDFPVAVGTDSSGELFVNGDMHWTLDVSEVTKSLRKEKEGGGVGERENNLNGLSVQSGNFEGLGNESGYGSEPGYRGDAEFGYGDEFDEEEDDQRLSFWGDEFGALSRMEKVGENSLQKVHHRCRRRKQDCRMVIP; translated from the exons ATGTCGCCTAAGACTCTAGATTCACGTCACGCCATTGAATCATGTACATATCATCTCCACTCTTGGAAACCCTTTCAGTTTCCGACTCCGAATTCTAAAACCCTAGATTTAGATTCGCCAAAAACTTACTCCCCGTCGACACATGGTGGGCTGCATACGAAGCGTCAATGTAGAGCGGATCGAACAACTTCGATTCCAATTGAAGCTCTTGATATGTCAAAGCTAAGTTTATTTGAGGAGGATAAGCCTATATCGGTTCATAAACGGGAGAATCTTAGGTTGATAGCTGGTAAGAGGCGGAGACGTGGGTCTCGTTCGGTTTCCGGGAGGAGTAGTGATCGGAGTGGGACTAGAAGACGGTGTTGCTCGGTTGGAGCTTCAGCAGCTTATGGGACTTGTTCGGATTTTCCTGTTGCTGTGGGGACTGATTCAAGTGGGGAGTTGTTTGTGAATGGGGATATGCATTGGACTTTGGATGTTAGTGAGGTTacaaagagtttaaggaaggAGAAGGAAGGTGGTGGGGTTGGTGAAAGAGAGAATAATTTAAATGGTTTGTCTGTGCAAAGTGGGAATTTTGAGGGGTTGGGTAATGAGTCAGGGTATGGGAGTGAACCGGGGTATCGTGGTGATGCAGAGTTTGGATATGGTGATGagtttgatgaagaagaagatgatcaACGGCTTTCCTTCTGGGGCGATGAATTTGGAG CACTCTCTAGGATGGAGAAAGTTGGAGAGAACTCATTGCAGAAGGTGCACCATAGATGTCGGCGGAGGAAACAAGATTGTCGAATGGTGATCCCTTGA